In one window of Gossypium hirsutum isolate 1008001.06 chromosome A01, Gossypium_hirsutum_v2.1, whole genome shotgun sequence DNA:
- the LOC107917160 gene encoding bZIP transcription factor 27 → MEEVWGDISLASLNDHPAVTPTANPPSFPSVILQDFLAIPINKEMPPTARSDCGTFLAEETTLFGSLPPTPATLFTLNARSIASVAVKAPTPSFPSSCRKKGQENEENSDDPRHKRKIKNRESAARSRARKQAYTNELELEVARLLEENAKLRRQQDKLLASPRQIPKRNTLCRTLTAPF, encoded by the exons ATGGAGGAAGTTTGGGGAGATATTAGCCTAGCTTCTCTAAATGATCACCCAGCAGTCACTCCCACCGCCAACCCCCCTTCTTTTCCTAGCGTGATCCTTCAAGACTTTTTGGCTATACCCATCAACAAAGAAATGCCTCCAACAGCAAGATCAGATTGTGGCACATTCCTTGCTGAAGAAACCACCCTTTTTGGGTCTCTACCACCCACTCCTGCCACTTTATTCACCTTGAATGCAAGATCCATCGCAAGTGTGGCAGTCAAAGCTCCTACTCCATCTTTCCCTTCTTCTTGCAGAAAGAAGGgtcaagaaaatgaagaaaactcCGATGATCCACGGCATAAGCGCAAAATTAAGAATAGAGAATCCGCTGCTCGGTCAAGAGCAAGAAAACAG GCTTACACAAATGAGTTAGAGCTTGAAGTTGCTCGTTTACTGGAAGAAAATGCTAAGCTTAGAAGGCAACAAGACAAG TTACTGGCATCCCCACGTCAGATTCCAAAAAGGAATACTCTATGTAGAACTTTAACAGCGCCCTTTTGA